One stretch of Pseudomonadota bacterium DNA includes these proteins:
- the fabG gene encoding 3-oxoacyl-[acyl-carrier-protein] reductase, producing the protein MFDLNGKTALVTGASGGIGKAIATSLYEQGATVILSGRREDALKKVASSLGERTHIVTCDLADKEQVDSLFDRACEIAGQVDILVCNAGITKDNLVLRMKDEEFDEVISTNLKATFTLNKAAFKKMMKKKWGRIINIASVVGVSGNPGQANYVASKAGMIGMSKSIASEAAVRGITVNCIAPGFIKTAMTDALNDAQKEKITSTIPAGTFGLPEDIAAAAAFLASDEARYITGQTIHVNGGMLMV; encoded by the coding sequence ATGTTCGACCTAAATGGGAAAACAGCGTTAGTTACCGGTGCATCAGGCGGAATAGGCAAGGCTATCGCAACTTCGCTATATGAACAGGGAGCGACCGTAATCCTTTCGGGAAGGCGCGAAGACGCTTTAAAAAAAGTAGCATCATCACTGGGGGAAAGAACTCATATCGTAACATGTGACCTTGCCGACAAAGAGCAGGTTGATTCATTATTCGACAGGGCTTGCGAGATAGCCGGACAAGTTGATATTCTTGTTTGCAATGCAGGTATTACCAAGGATAATCTGGTACTCCGCATGAAAGATGAAGAATTTGACGAGGTAATATCAACTAATTTAAAGGCAACATTTACGCTAAATAAAGCCGCCTTTAAAAAAATGATGAAGAAAAAATGGGGTCGTATCATTAACATAGCATCGGTTGTCGGTGTAAGCGGCAATCCCGGTCAGGCAAATTATGTAGCATCAAAAGCCGGTATGATAGGCATGAGCAAGTCTATTGCCTCCGAAGCTGCGGTTAGAGGAATAACGGTAAATTGTATAGCTCCGGGCTTTATAAAAACGGCTATGACAGATGCGTTAAATGACGCACAAAAAGAAAAGATAACAAGCACCATTCCGGCAGGAACTTTCGGTCTGCCTGAGGATATCGCCGCCGCCGCTGCGTTTTTAGCAAGCGACGAGGCAAGGTATATCACAGGTCAGACAATACATGTTAATGGCGGAATGTTGATGGTATAA
- the fabF gene encoding beta-ketoacyl-ACP synthase II → MRRVVVTGLGLVTPLACGVKPTWERIIKGESAIRPIKRYDLSDLPARIGGEVPPISEQEDGFDADSVMPKKEQRRVDTFILYGMAAAIQAVEDSGWKPTDEEGLQRTGVTIGSGIGGLPSIEENSILVHEQGPRKLSPFFIPASLINLVSGHISIKYGFQGPNHSVVTACSTGAHSIGDASRFIQYGDADVMVAGGAESAICRIGIAGFAAARALSTNFNDTPTKASRPWDKDRDGFVMGEGAGVVVLEEYEHAKKRGAKIYAEVVGYGLSGDAYHITSPEPGGSGGYRAMKAALGHSGLDISDIDYINAHGTSTPMGDTIELGAVKKLFGDHAYKLSMSSTKSSIGHALGAAGGIEAILAILAMNNNIAPPTLNLDNPDEGCDIDLVPHKAKEREIKAVLSNSFGFGGTNASLVMKQV, encoded by the coding sequence ATGAGACGTGTTGTTGTAACCGGTTTGGGTCTTGTTACTCCGCTTGCGTGCGGTGTTAAGCCTACATGGGAAAGAATCATTAAGGGCGAGTCGGCGATTCGCCCCATAAAAAGGTATGATCTTTCAGACCTGCCTGCAAGGATAGGTGGTGAAGTACCTCCGATATCCGAGCAGGAAGACGGCTTTGACGCAGATAGCGTAATGCCTAAAAAAGAGCAACGCAGGGTCGACACTTTCATACTATACGGAATGGCGGCAGCTATTCAGGCGGTTGAAGATTCGGGCTGGAAGCCTACCGATGAGGAAGGCTTGCAGCGTACCGGTGTTACCATCGGCTCCGGTATCGGAGGTCTGCCTTCGATTGAGGAAAATTCAATCTTAGTACATGAGCAAGGTCCGCGAAAGTTAAGCCCTTTCTTTATTCCTGCCAGCCTTATAAATCTGGTATCGGGTCATATATCGATAAAATACGGCTTTCAAGGTCCTAACCACTCGGTTGTTACTGCATGTTCTACAGGTGCACACTCCATTGGTGATGCATCACGTTTTATTCAGTATGGTGATGCTGACGTTATGGTAGCAGGCGGTGCAGAGTCGGCAATTTGCCGTATCGGAATTGCAGGGTTTGCCGCTGCCAGAGCATTATCGACAAATTTCAACGACACTCCGACAAAAGCCTCCCGCCCATGGGATAAAGACCGTGACGGTTTTGTTATGGGTGAAGGTGCGGGTGTAGTAGTACTCGAAGAATACGAACATGCCAAAAAACGAGGTGCTAAAATTTACGCCGAAGTTGTAGGATACGGATTATCCGGTGACGCATATCATATTACCTCACCTGAGCCGGGCGGCAGCGGCGGTTACAGAGCAATGAAAGCGGCTCTGGGGCATTCGGGATTAGATATAAGCGATATTGACTATATCAACGCACACGGAACATCAACTCCGATGGGAGATACTATTGAGCTTGGTGCGGTGAAAAAATTATTCGGCGACCATGCATATAAGCTTTCAATGTCATCGACAAAATCATCTATCGGTCACGCACTAGGTGCTGCCGGAGGTATTGAGGCGATATTGGCGATATTGGCTATGAACAATAATATTGCCCCTCCTACTTTGAACCTTGATAACCCCGATGAAGGCTGTGACATTGATTTAGTTCCTCATAAAGCTAAAGAACGTGAGATAAAAGCCGTTTTATCAAATTCATTCGGCTTTGGCGGCACTAACGCTTCTTTAGTTATGAAACAGGTTTAA
- the plsY gene encoding glycerol-3-phosphate 1-O-acyltransferase PlsY translates to MENIIYTALVICSYLAGSIPFGLLFTKAAGLGDIRNIGSGNIGATNVMRTGNKKLALATLFCDAVKGVIVIIIAKQIDAPGEIVSLCGLFAVVGHVFPVWLKFKGGKGVATTLAVYLALYLPLGIFACIAWLAAFYISRMSSFSSISSIILANTVSIILGGDGLFFITLIITVIVVYKHKENIERIMSGKEKTFTKSTEA, encoded by the coding sequence ATGGAAAACATTATATATACTGCACTTGTAATATGCTCTTATTTGGCAGGTTCGATACCTTTCGGTCTATTATTCACAAAAGCTGCCGGTTTAGGAGATATAAGGAACATAGGCTCAGGCAATATCGGTGCTACTAATGTAATGCGTACGGGTAATAAAAAACTTGCACTTGCCACATTATTTTGCGATGCGGTAAAAGGCGTTATTGTAATAATAATTGCAAAACAAATAGATGCACCCGGAGAAATAGTTTCGTTATGCGGTTTGTTTGCAGTAGTAGGACACGTATTTCCGGTCTGGCTAAAGTTCAAGGGCGGTAAAGGGGTTGCGACCACCCTTGCCGTTTATCTGGCTTTATACCTACCTTTGGGTATATTTGCCTGCATAGCATGGCTTGCAGCATTTTACATTTCACGCATGTCGTCATTTTCGTCAATATCTTCGATTATACTGGCAAATACCGTTTCAATCATATTGGGTGGTGACGGTCTGTTCTTTATTACACTGATAATAACGGTTATAGTCGTGTATAAGCACAAGGAAAATATCGAACGGATTATGAGCGGAAAAGAAAAAACTTTTACAAAAAGTACTGAAGCGTAA
- the gmk gene encoding guanylate kinase, whose product MSIEQKLDRRGFMFVLSSPSGAGKTTISRLLMQNDNNLVMSISSTTRPPRDNEVHEKDYFFINEKEFEEKIDRKFFYEYAEVFGNYYGTPRKKVEDSISEGKDVLFDIDWQGTRRLTSKARDDIVSVFILPPSMDELKRRLITRGKDSADVIERRMARASDEISHWNEYDYVIINDNIDTSLLNILYILKAERLKRTRQHSLSDFVNDMLGK is encoded by the coding sequence ATGTCAATTGAACAAAAATTAGATCGCAGAGGCTTTATGTTTGTTTTATCTTCTCCATCGGGAGCGGGTAAGACAACCATATCACGCCTTCTAATGCAAAATGACAATAACCTTGTAATGTCGATATCGTCAACTACTCGTCCGCCACGGGATAATGAAGTACATGAAAAAGATTATTTTTTCATTAATGAAAAAGAGTTTGAGGAAAAAATAGACAGGAAATTCTTTTATGAATATGCCGAAGTTTTCGGTAATTATTACGGAACTCCAAGAAAGAAAGTTGAAGATTCCATATCCGAAGGTAAAGATGTTCTGTTCGATATTGACTGGCAGGGAACAAGACGGCTTACATCAAAAGCACGTGATGATATTGTTAGTGTATTTATCCTGCCACCATCTATGGATGAGTTAAAAAGAAGGCTAATAACAAGAGGCAAGGACTCAGCCGATGTGATCGAACGCAGAATGGCAAGAGCCAGTGACGAGATAAGCCATTGGAACGAATATGACTATGTTATTATTAACGATAATATAGATACAAGTCTGCTTAACATACTTTATATATTAAAAGCCGAACGTCTGAAACGTACAAGGCAACATAGCCTATCCGACTTTGTGAATGATATGTTGGGTAAGTAA
- the mutM gene encoding bifunctional DNA-formamidopyrimidine glycosylase/DNA-(apurinic or apyrimidinic site) lyase, whose product MPELPEVETVCRGLRQSILNKKITKAQNFRPNLRIPFPANFSEHLKDKTVKSVGRRAKYIIITLDDDSVIIAHLGMSGKMIVHRNFQNRREKHDHAIFQFEDGMEMVFNDTRRFGLITFSDIANLNSHKLIANLGLEPLEEAFNGQSLYEILKNRSTPIKNTIMDASLIVGVGNIYACEALFRSRINPTKKSNTLTEKQCEDLALNIKKILLEAIESGGSTLRDYVQSSGGTGYFQHNFKVYGRGGEPCNICENELIRIKQSGRSTFYCRICQK is encoded by the coding sequence ATGCCTGAATTACCTGAAGTAGAGACGGTCTGCCGCGGATTACGCCAATCCATATTGAACAAGAAGATTACCAAGGCACAAAATTTCCGTCCGAATTTACGCATACCTTTTCCTGCAAATTTTTCAGAACATTTAAAGGACAAAACGGTTAAGTCCGTTGGGCGGAGGGCTAAATATATAATAATAACACTGGACGATGACAGCGTAATAATTGCACATCTTGGCATGAGCGGAAAAATGATAGTACATCGGAATTTCCAAAACAGGCGTGAAAAACATGACCACGCCATCTTTCAGTTTGAAGACGGAATGGAAATGGTTTTCAATGATACCAGACGTTTCGGGCTGATTACATTTTCTGATATTGCCAATCTTAATTCACATAAATTAATTGCAAATCTTGGTCTTGAACCGCTGGAAGAAGCCTTTAACGGGCAATCTTTATATGAGATACTAAAAAACCGCTCCACCCCTATAAAAAACACTATAATGGACGCATCTTTGATAGTTGGTGTGGGCAATATATATGCCTGCGAAGCGTTGTTTAGAAGCCGGATAAACCCTACAAAGAAATCAAATACACTGACCGAGAAACAGTGTGAAGATTTAGCACTAAACATCAAGAAAATATTGCTGGAGGCTATTGAATCAGGCGGTTCAACCTTACGGGACTATGTGCAGTCCTCAGGAGGAACGGGGTATTTTCAGCATAATTTTAAAGTTTACGGACGTGGTGGAGAGCCTTGCAATATCTGCGAAAATGAGCTAATAAGAATTAAGCAGTCCGGACGTTCAACTTTTTATTGTCGTATCTGCCAAAAATAA
- a CDS encoding acyl carrier protein, whose translation MSDIESKVKKIVAEHLDVEESKISANASFIDDLGADSLDQVELVMAFEEEFGCEIPDDEAEKIVTLQDAVAFIKSVQEAA comes from the coding sequence ATGAGTGACATCGAAAGCAAAGTAAAAAAGATCGTTGCGGAACACCTTGACGTTGAGGAAAGCAAAATTTCTGCTAATGCTAGCTTTATTGATGACCTAGGGGCAGACAGCCTAGATCAGGTCGAGCTTGTTATGGCTTTTGAGGAAGAGTTCGGTTGTGAGATACCTGACGATGAAGCTGAAAAAATCGTTACTCTACAGGACGCAGTTGCTTTCATTAAGTCCGTACAAGAAGCGGCTTAA
- the mltG gene encoding endolytic transglycosylase MltG encodes MNEDSPVIESQKKSSVLGKLSQLFAVLVILGFITVGSAFFYSVQYFTGSGSLNEEKIVDIPEGSSLKAIAAKLADENVISYPEIFTTWIRITKPEKTMKAGQYRFEANISPEAVFHKLEQGDVIKYSLTIPEGLMTSQIIKLINEAPNMSGQITSDIKEGELLPETYEYTYNYDRQKLVERMKASMHKALDEAWEKRADNLPIKSKEEALILASIIEKETGVSSERERVAGVFINRLNKGMRLQTDPTVIYAITEGEYVLERPLSRKDLQSDSPYNTYENFGLPPTPIANPGKKSIEAALNPMQTDEYYFVADGTGGHKFSSTLKEHNKGVQKWRKINSENKEKSKQQELSN; translated from the coding sequence GTGAATGAAGATTCTCCGGTAATTGAAAGCCAAAAAAAATCATCTGTTTTGGGCAAGCTGTCCCAATTATTCGCTGTGCTTGTTATTTTGGGTTTTATTACGGTCGGGTCTGCCTTTTTCTATAGCGTACAATATTTTACCGGTAGCGGCTCTTTAAATGAAGAAAAGATAGTCGATATCCCCGAAGGAAGCTCCTTAAAGGCGATAGCCGCAAAGCTAGCTGATGAAAATGTAATCTCTTATCCCGAGATATTCACGACATGGATAAGGATAACCAAGCCTGAAAAAACAATGAAAGCAGGTCAATACCGCTTTGAGGCAAATATTTCCCCTGAAGCTGTTTTTCATAAATTAGAGCAAGGTGATGTAATAAAATATAGCCTGACTATACCTGAGGGGCTTATGACCTCACAGATAATAAAGCTTATAAATGAAGCTCCCAACATGAGCGGTCAGATAACTTCCGATATAAAAGAAGGCGAACTGCTTCCCGAAACTTACGAATACACATACAACTATGACCGGCAAAAATTAGTTGAGCGTATGAAGGCATCAATGCATAAAGCCTTAGACGAAGCATGGGAAAAACGTGCCGATAATTTACCTATAAAATCAAAAGAAGAAGCTCTTATCCTTGCCTCTATAATTGAAAAAGAAACAGGCGTTTCCTCAGAAAGGGAAAGGGTTGCCGGAGTTTTTATTAACCGTTTGAATAAGGGTATGCGGCTACAGACAGACCCTACCGTTATTTATGCCATAACTGAAGGTGAGTATGTTTTGGAAAGACCCCTGTCACGTAAAGACCTGCAATCAGATTCACCTTATAATACATATGAAAATTTCGGGCTGCCCCCTACCCCTATTGCCAACCCCGGGAAAAAATCTATTGAAGCGGCTTTAAATCCGATGCAAACTGATGAATATTATTTTGTAGCCGACGGGACAGGCGGACATAAATTCTCCTCTACTTTAAAGGAGCATAATAAAGGCGTGCAAAAATGGCGAAAAATAAACAGCGAAAATAAGGAAAAGAGCAAGCAACAGGAATTGAGTAATTAA
- a CDS encoding phosphomannomutase/phosphoglucomutase, whose amino-acid sequence MKSKNAPQTHNFNPQILRAYDIRGIVGDTLTEQDAYFIGKSFGTLLSQSEGNKKICVGFDGRHSSPVLEEKLVKGLLETGAEVIRIGLGPTPMLYFSVQHLKANGGIMITGSHNPPTHNGFKMMKSKLPVYGDEIQELGQIASSGRFATGNGVVTFEDVHDDYIEHLFSKYIKSDLKVAWDAGNGAAGDIMKSLTDKLSGKHILLNEKIDGNFPSHHPDPSVKKNMEQLIDAVISNKCDIGIAFDGDGDRIGVIDNKGNMLYGDQLMSLYAEDVLKHNAGAKIVADVKTSQVLYDLIAQKGGVPIMWKTGHSLIKTKMAEEKAILGGEMSGHIFFADNFGFDDALYAAVKLLNIVAKLDCSLSEKIDLLPKTFNTPEIRVYVDEKNKFPIVDEIKQEVKKSSAKVNDVDGIRTLTKDGWWLLRASNTEAALVIRCESDSEQGLERLKESIFGMLQKKGITV is encoded by the coding sequence ATGAAAAGCAAAAACGCCCCCCAAACACACAACTTCAACCCGCAAATACTCCGAGCTTATGATATAAGAGGAATAGTAGGAGATACCCTGACGGAACAGGACGCTTATTTTATCGGAAAATCGTTCGGGACTTTATTATCACAATCTGAAGGAAATAAAAAAATATGCGTTGGTTTTGACGGCAGGCACAGCTCACCCGTGCTTGAAGAAAAGCTTGTAAAAGGATTACTGGAGACCGGTGCAGAAGTTATACGTATAGGGCTGGGTCCTACCCCTATGCTGTATTTTTCCGTTCAGCATTTGAAGGCTAATGGCGGTATAATGATAACAGGCTCTCATAATCCGCCTACCCATAACGGCTTTAAAATGATGAAAAGCAAGCTTCCGGTTTATGGTGATGAGATTCAGGAGTTAGGGCAGATAGCATCATCGGGGCGTTTTGCGACAGGCAACGGAGTTGTAACCTTCGAAGATGTGCATGATGATTATATCGAACATCTTTTCAGTAAATATATAAAATCCGACCTTAAAGTAGCATGGGACGCAGGCAATGGGGCGGCAGGCGATATAATGAAGTCACTTACCGATAAATTAAGCGGCAAACATATATTATTGAACGAGAAGATAGACGGAAATTTCCCTTCCCACCACCCCGACCCGTCGGTTAAAAAAAATATGGAACAGCTAATTGATGCAGTCATATCAAATAAATGCGATATCGGCATTGCCTTTGACGGGGACGGAGACCGTATAGGTGTAATAGATAATAAGGGCAATATGCTCTATGGCGACCAGTTAATGTCTTTATATGCAGAAGATGTCTTAAAGCATAATGCAGGTGCTAAAATAGTAGCTGACGTAAAAACCAGTCAGGTATTATACGACCTGATAGCACAAAAAGGCGGCGTACCTATAATGTGGAAAACGGGACATTCCTTGATAAAAACCAAAATGGCTGAAGAAAAAGCTATATTGGGCGGTGAGATGAGCGGACATATATTCTTTGCCGATAATTTCGGTTTTGATGATGCTTTATATGCGGCTGTAAAACTTTTAAATATAGTAGCAAAACTTGATTGTAGCCTAAGTGAAAAAATAGACCTGCTTCCCAAAACGTTCAACACTCCCGAAATACGTGTTTATGTTGATGAAAAAAACAAGTTCCCAATAGTAGACGAGATAAAGCAAGAGGTTAAAAAATCCAGTGCAAAAGTCAATGACGTTGACGGCATAAGGACATTAACAAAAGACGGCTGGTGGCTACTGCGTGCGTCCAACACCGAAGCAGCACTGGTCATAAGATGCGAATCCGATAGCGAGCAAGGACTAGAAAGATTGAAGGAAAGTATATTCGGTATGTTGCAAAAAAAAGGGATAACGGTTTAA
- the ubiB gene encoding 2-polyprenylphenol 6-hydroxylase, which yields MFNFIASIFSLIRVTPSMIRIFIVLLSSGVLSGRKERGKKLCIAFKRLGPSFIKLGQTLSVRPDLVGEEIADSLTSLQDKIPPFPSGQARVIIEKELGKPINKMFLEFSEEPVAAASIAQVHKAITIDGHEVAVKILRPGIQKKFHRDIKLFYLIAKFLKTFKKFRRLRPKAVVDVFADSVKKELDLRMEAAAASELKQNCKNDEGIYVPKVFWHLTSEKVLVTQWINGIPVNDREALVNAGHSLEKITARLSRAFLNQSYRDGFFHADIHPGNLFVDAEGNIVPVDFGIMGRLDKQTKIYVAEILRGFLSGDYAHVAKIHFDAGYVPKHKSEQDFMLACRAIGEPIMGLPVAQISIARLLAMLFKVTEDFEMETQPQLLLLQKTMVLIEGVGQKLYPEVNMWHQAEDWIKVWAKENIGAKAKMKDGLKELAVLLGDLPERLKKIDKIIDKLAEQ from the coding sequence ATGTTTAATTTTATTGCAAGTATCTTTAGTTTGATAAGAGTTACGCCGAGCATGATAAGGATATTTATCGTGTTATTATCATCGGGTGTTTTATCCGGTCGCAAGGAACGAGGAAAGAAACTTTGTATTGCCTTTAAAAGATTAGGTCCAAGCTTTATAAAGCTAGGGCAGACATTATCCGTACGTCCTGATCTGGTGGGGGAGGAGATTGCCGATAGCCTGACAAGCCTACAGGATAAAATACCTCCTTTTCCGTCCGGTCAGGCAAGGGTAATCATTGAAAAAGAGCTTGGTAAGCCGATAAATAAAATGTTCTTAGAATTTAGTGAAGAACCTGTTGCTGCTGCATCTATAGCACAGGTGCATAAAGCGATAACGATTGACGGGCATGAAGTGGCGGTAAAAATACTGCGTCCGGGCATTCAAAAAAAATTCCACCGTGATATAAAATTATTCTATTTAATAGCTAAGTTCTTAAAAACCTTTAAAAAATTCCGCAGGCTACGCCCTAAAGCGGTTGTAGATGTGTTCGCAGATTCCGTCAAGAAGGAGCTTGACCTTAGAATGGAAGCCGCTGCCGCATCGGAATTAAAGCAAAACTGTAAGAATGATGAAGGTATATATGTACCGAAGGTTTTTTGGCATCTAACATCGGAAAAGGTGCTGGTTACACAGTGGATAAACGGCATACCTGTCAATGACCGTGAGGCATTGGTTAATGCCGGACATAGCCTTGAAAAGATAACAGCAAGACTATCAAGGGCGTTTTTAAACCAGTCATACAGGGACGGGTTTTTTCACGCCGATATACATCCGGGAAACCTGTTTGTAGATGCTGAAGGTAATATAGTGCCTGTTGATTTCGGTATTATGGGCAGGCTCGATAAGCAGACAAAAATATATGTAGCAGAAATATTAAGAGGGTTTTTATCCGGTGATTATGCCCATGTTGCAAAGATACATTTTGATGCCGGATATGTACCTAAGCATAAATCGGAACAGGACTTTATGCTTGCTTGCAGGGCAATAGGCGAGCCTATCATGGGGCTGCCTGTCGCTCAGATATCCATCGCAAGGCTTCTTGCCATGCTGTTTAAGGTAACGGAAGATTTTGAAATGGAAACGCAGCCGCAATTGTTGTTGCTACAAAAAACAATGGTACTAATCGAAGGAGTCGGGCAGAAACTTTATCCCGAAGTCAATATGTGGCATCAGGCCGAAGACTGGATAAAAGTCTGGGCAAAAGAGAATATAGGTGCCAAGGCTAAAATGAAAGACGGCCTAAAAGAGCTTGCCGTTCTTTTAGGCGACTTACCTGAAAGATTGAAGAAAATCGATAAAATAATAGATAAGCTGGCCGAACAATAG
- a CDS encoding SDR family NAD(P)-dependent oxidoreductase → MSRLPNKILITGASSGIGAELAKQYAAEGINLYLTARNEKRLKEVKKVCTAKKAKVHIKILDIKDKAELTNWISSIDELDLVIANAGISAGTGGGGESVEQVENIFSTNIDGVIHTIHPAIDIMRKQKRGQIAIISSLAGYRGLPSSPAYSASKAAVRVYGEALRGTLQKEGIKLSVITPGYIKTPMTDVNDFPMPFLMDVDKAASIIIKKLKKNPARIAFPFPLYFIIWLVSCLPPVITDPIFARLPEKPSQKPSCD, encoded by the coding sequence ATGTCCCGATTACCAAATAAAATTCTTATAACCGGAGCGTCAAGCGGCATAGGTGCCGAGCTTGCAAAGCAATATGCCGCCGAAGGTATAAACCTTTACCTGACTGCACGCAATGAAAAACGCCTCAAAGAGGTAAAAAAGGTATGCACCGCGAAAAAGGCAAAAGTCCATATAAAAATACTGGATATAAAGGATAAAGCGGAATTGACAAACTGGATAAGCTCAATTGATGAACTTGACCTTGTCATAGCCAACGCAGGAATATCAGCAGGAACAGGCGGAGGTGGCGAGAGTGTTGAACAGGTTGAGAACATATTTAGCACAAATATTGACGGCGTTATACACACTATCCACCCTGCAATTGATATTATGAGAAAGCAAAAACGCGGACAGATAGCTATAATATCATCGCTTGCAGGCTATAGAGGCTTGCCAAGTTCGCCTGCATATTCGGCAAGCAAGGCGGCCGTAAGAGTTTATGGCGAGGCATTAAGAGGAACATTGCAAAAAGAAGGTATAAAATTATCGGTTATAACACCAGGATATATAAAAACCCCGATGACCGATGTAAATGATTTTCCCATGCCGTTTTTAATGGACGTAGACAAAGCCGCCTCAATTATAATAAAAAAGCTTAAAAAGAATCCTGCAAGGATAGCCTTCCCTTTTCCGCTGTATTTTATAATATGGCTGGTAAGCTGCTTGCCGCCTGTTATTACAGACCCTATCTTTGCAAGATTGCCGGAGAAGCCTAGCCAAAAACCATCATGCGATTAG
- the ubiE gene encoding bifunctional demethylmenaquinone methyltransferase/2-methoxy-6-polyprenyl-1,4-benzoquinol methylase UbiE, translated as MKTHFGFREVDKDEKAPLVKGVFDNVASKYDIMNDVMSMGTHRLWKDKFIRVLSPRVYSRLLDVAGGTGDIAFRFLKNVENGSVTIADINHNMLREGYKNSIDKNIKGDISWVCADAQYMPIPDNEYDYYTIAFGIRNVTDINAALAEAYRVLKPGGRFLCLEFSKVDNTILQKFYDFYSFNVIPKMGEIIASDSGSYQYLVESIRKFPDQETFRQMIENNGFVNVRYINLSGGVVAIHSGWKI; from the coding sequence ATGAAAACCCATTTCGGATTCAGGGAAGTAGATAAAGACGAAAAAGCACCTTTGGTAAAAGGTGTGTTCGATAATGTGGCTTCTAAATATGATATCATGAACGATGTTATGAGTATGGGTACTCACCGTTTATGGAAAGATAAGTTTATCAGAGTGTTAAGCCCAAGGGTTTATTCAAGGTTATTAGATGTTGCGGGCGGTACGGGAGATATAGCGTTCAGGTTTCTTAAAAATGTGGAAAACGGCAGTGTTACCATAGCCGACATTAACCATAATATGTTACGTGAGGGTTATAAAAACTCAATAGATAAGAACATTAAAGGCGACATCAGTTGGGTGTGTGCCGACGCACAATATATGCCGATTCCCGATAATGAATATGATTATTATACAATAGCTTTCGGTATCCGCAACGTGACCGATATCAATGCTGCACTGGCTGAGGCATATAGGGTATTAAAACCGGGCGGACGTTTTTTGTGTCTGGAATTTTCAAAGGTGGATAATACCATATTACAAAAATTCTATGACTTTTATTCTTTTAATGTAATACCTAAAATGGGCGAGATAATAGCTTCCGATAGCGGTTCATATCAATATCTGGTAGAGAGTATCAGGAAATTCCCGGATCAGGAAACATTCAGGCAGATGATAGAAAATAATGGATTTGTAAATGTTAGATATATTAATTTAAGCGGCGGGGTAGTGGCTATCCATAGCGGTTGGAAGATATAA